The Xyrauchen texanus isolate HMW12.3.18 chromosome 13, RBS_HiC_50CHRs, whole genome shotgun sequence genome contains the following window.
GGCCTCTCATAGCTCCTTCACCCGCTCTGTGCCTGTACACCGTGCCACTAGTACATATGGTGGTGCAGGTGGACAGGGCACCAGGATCTCGTCTGTCTCTTCCATGTCTCTCCGTTCAACCCCTAGAAGTGGAGGCATTACCTCATCCTCAGCCTATAGGGTGAGCTCAGCTGGTATGGGCGCTGGTGCTGCCGGGGGGTCCTTCAGGGCAAGTATGGGCTCCACAGGGCCCGTCCTGGGCAATGAGAAAGGCCAGATGCAGAATCTGAATGACCGTCTGTCTACTTATCTGGAGACAGTGCGCAGGCTGGAACAGGAGAATGGCAAACTGGAGATGCAGATCAGAGAGGTCCTGGAGAAAGGCGGACCAGAAACACGCGATAACAGCAAGTACAACGCAATTCTGGATGATCTGAGGAGGAAGGTAAGAGACACTATTGGGCATGTAAGCTTTGTATGTGTCTGTGGGTGTGGGTTTTGCATTTGGTAAGGGGGTTGAAGCTGCAAATAGAGGCTACAGTTATGAAGCTGAacttggagagagacaaagataaatgttttcacaagcaaaaaaaaaagtaaaataaaagggCAAGTATATGTATTTATGCAACAGCACACAATTTGAATGCTCTGCTCATTATATAAATTCTGTAAAGAAGTGTACTAAGAAAAAGTGCTAAAGTTTTCAAAAAATTTACACAATTGGCAAAAAAACTTTTGGGTGACTTGTTGAGCCAAATGTctcaacaatatttaaaaatatatttccttttttttatgttttagtaGTGCTCATGAGAACCTTTCAGCACAAAATGGCTTATCAAATTTCCTTACATCTCAATGGAGGGTGTGGCGCACgccattctctcttttttctttgtgCTTGATCTGCTTTTCCCTATGCATTCTGTTTGCTGCTAGGGAATTTCTCAAAACCCTCCACATTTGTCACAAGTTTCTACTGTGTAACCATGGAGATGGTCACTACAAATAAAACATTCACAATAGTTTCTAAAGCATTAGAAGAATGTTTGACGGACTTCTGCTGGCTGAAACTTCCTACAGAGTCTCTGACTAAGAATCATAATGCAAAACAGATGTGGGATgagcactctcacacacacacatgcacatacacacactcacacacagagagagagagggggaggttTTCTTGCACACAAGAATGCAAAAAAGAACTGCTGCAGATTTTTGTGGCAAATAACATTTAGAGATCAGAAAATGTATGCAATTCCACTTGTAAAACAAGAAGGCAAAAACTGAGCTAAATACAAATCTAAACTcacatattttattgtattaaaattgaCAGTGATTTTATGAATTTTCAGATATGCAGTTCTAATCACCAGAAACTAGTGATAATGCAGCATACCAGTTGCCTTGCAAGATATGACACATGGGGGAATTTAGTAGGAGTGTTGTTTAATCATTCCTTCcattaaaatattcaaacataCTGTAGCAATAAATGAACCACTCCTTTAAAGCTAGTTTTGAGCGAAAAACAATCCTGCTTTttaactattattatttctgtctcTTTTAAAACTTCCATGCTCCAGATAAGTATTCAGATAAAGCGAGCCAATGGATTTATTCAGTATACAAAATCGGATTCCAggcaaattaaaatgtaatagagAAGAATCTTTCCCAGTctgaatacaatttttttatttttatttttaaagttttataTGGATGTCAAAAAGAGATAAGTTTGGTGAAATATGTGTACTATTTTGCCTGTAGGTGTTTGATGCAACTGTGGACAATGCTCGCCTTGTTCTTCAAATCGACAACGCTCGTCTGGCTACAGATGACTTCAGAGTCAAGTTAGTAAACCATCATTGTGCCATATCACTGCTAAACAAGCACCTTTCACATGTACAAAACTACCCACTACACTCGTTGATCCTAACACCATTCAGTAGAATTCACAAAATATCATAGAACATGGTGCAGTTAAAAAGAGGATCTGGAGTTTTTAGAAGCAcaaaaatgtcacaaaatatAGAAAAACGTATTAGTACATAATTATCGTGTGTTATAGGTTTGAGAATGAGATGGCCATTAGGCAGTCTGTGGAAGCAGATATTGCCGGTCTAAAGAGAGTAATTGATGACACCAATGTTGGTCGCCTGAATGTGGAGAGTGAAATTGAGGCCTTGAAAGAAGAGCTTGTCTTCCTCAAGAAAAACCATGCAAACGTAAGTAAAGGTTGTCCTCTTTTGTTAAAGAACTGCTAAACACTGAATGTTCTTGATTGCCACATTTCTGAAGAAACTTCTAGTGATGGTCACACTTGTGGACTAATACTTTAACATTAACCCTGTAGACAGGCAAAAACTGAATCCACTAACACTGAACAGTTATACTGTTTCAAATCTTCATACGTTTCCGTATCTCAAACTTCCTCTGTTCAACTTTCACAGGAAGTTGGAGAGCTGCAAAACCAGATTTCCCAGTCAGGTGTTCAGGTTGATGTTGACGCACCCAAGGGGCAGGATTTGGCTCAAGTGATGCAGGACATGAGGGCTAACTATGAAAAACTAGCACTCAAAAATACAGAGGAACTCAAAATGTGGCATGAATCCCAGGTACTCAACTTGTGAAGGAAAAATGTATCCCTCACAAATCCTTGGCCACCAAATTACACTAATCTTGCAATTGAAATATAACCATGAACTCAAATTTCCAACcaaatctctttctctttcctcaGATGTCAGAAGTTCAGGTACAGGTAGCTCAGAACACAGAGGCATTACAGGGTGCTCATATGGAGATTAATGACCTTCGTAGACAGATTCAGACGCTAGAAATAGAGCTTGCATCCCAACAAAACCTGGTAATCAAGCATGTGCACCATGTTTTGAATGTTTCAGATTTCAGATATGATTGCTTATATTGAGGAAGTCTGTTTATACTTGCATCCCAATTCCATTCCAATATTTCCTTTCTAGAAATCATCACTTGAAGATACACTGCGAAATACAGAGCTACATTCAAATGCAGAGATGGAGAAGCACAATTCCATAATAATGCAGCTTGAAGCTGAACTGACACAgctgaggtcaaaggtcacagaGCAGGGTCAGGAATATGAGGCCCTGCTCAATATGAAGATGAAACTGGAAGCAGAAATCGGCTCTTACAAGAACCTCCTTGATGGAGGAGACTTCAAGTAAGCCATGTGAAATATTCTATATAAACACACCTCTGGGtaatacttttttgtattttatagtgAAGAGATTATATATCCAACATAATGTAGAAAACTTATTGAATGTCCTTTCTCTTTGTTGTTCAGGCTCATGGATGCACTAGATGGCAGAGAGTGATACTACGTGTGCCAATTTTGACCATATAATGGGATAAACAGAAACAATTCTTCAGAACACACTTAGCATTATTGTTGGAATTCACATGGAACTTGTGGCAAATCTTAATTATGCTCTTTTTCCAATTAAAATCCCTTTCAATTTTTTATCAAAAGGACAAAACAAGTCAGTCACATTGGTTTCTGGGCATATTTCATCTCATTTATCAGTTTACAATTTGGCAGAACATAAACTATATGggcagctttttttttaaagcatcacTGTTTTTTATAGTACATGGTATAATGTTATGTCATTGCACAATTATACAGTCTTACAAGAGAAGCTGAATATAAAAATGTGAAGGCAAATGTTAACTTCTCTAGCAAGTCCTTTGacgaaaaaaatacattaataaaaacttGCTTTCTAAAGTGAAGGTGAAAGCAATTTCTTAACAGAAATGCTTTATTTGTGGTGTTTTCTTCTGTTTATAAAATGTTAGGaaaatcattataaaaaaacATTGGGACTTGGAATGTATTTAATAAACTTAACCTATTAGAAGTTTAAATGTGTGTTGTAAAGCAGCATTCAAACATCTCAAATCATCAGTAAAGAACGTGGACTGTTTCCAATTTAAAAGTTTGATTGTTTGTCTACTAGAGGTAAATGCGCTTGATAAGCCTAATAAAATAGTCATATAATATATGGAATATCTCAATCACAAACTTTTATTTGTCTTgtatttattttgccaaattgGTAAGCCTACTGACCACTTTCATTCCAGGATAAAAGCACAGGAGGCCTATTACAATACTTTCTGAAGTATTAAACAAGTCAGGTGTTTGACCATGTAAAAGAAAGTCAAGACAGGACACAAAATGAAGAAACTGATAGGCAAAATGAGAAAACACACTACCAATGCACTTACTCCATGGTAAAAACTCACAATGATAAACGGAAACGTTACAGGTCCAGCTGTTTTTACTGGTCAATGCTGTTAGCTTCCACTAACAAGACACTAAAGCTTGTTTTAGCATTTAATGTTAACCATTTCAGGGATGTCAGGGACCATCTGTTTCCATGCCAATATAACCTCTTAATACAAATCCACATGTATGCTAATCTAAAAAGCGTCAGAGTTTATCAACAAGAAATTAGACAGTGTTAGCATATGCTGTTGTGCTAGATATTTGACCATTTTTCCTATGTTGAAGCATTAGAAAAATAATAGAAATTCATTCTCATCCTATGTGCAATGAGCTAATGCCACGATAGCTAATCTATTTTGGAACACAAAATCAATCCACCTAAGCTTTTTAACTAATCTGTTTAGCTGGATTGATTTTGTGTGTTCCAAAATAGATTCTGACACACAAAGTACTATTTTAACtctaatgaataaaaaatataaggtTGCTTTGATAACATTCCCAAATTGTtctgaaaatacagaaaatatatatccaCAAATATATGGttgtatacatttatttgcatttaattttattgtattttttgctaCACAGGTGTACGTTAGAAATGAATGCACCAATATAGAAATTAATATGAATTACTTAAATTGTCAGATAAGAACCAATAAAAGTGATGTTTATAACAGATCACCATTCACAGTGTAAGTCTGCATGCTAATTTTGCAGATGCTATTTTAGTATAATAATCAATAAATAGAAGAATTGATTGTTTGTTCAATTAATTGCTTTAAGTTCAATGAATTAAGCAATGTGTTACATAATTTATACAAGTAGATATATAGACATAAATACATGTGGGTGGGACTTCACCGGAAGTTGTTCTATAGCATTCCCTAGCTCAGGCTGCAGTCATTGCAGACTAGAGGTTTGCACAGGCCTAAAAGTGAAAACCCAGTCAGTGCCATAGCCTAGTAGGCTGCGCTCATGATGTGGTGTTGATGCATCGTGGGTGACCCGAGTTCGAGTCCCTGCTCGTGAGTTCCATTCCCGATCCTATTCCCACTCTTCTCCCTCTCATTTCATGTCACCTCTCCACATTTCCTATCCCAGCAAAAAGCCAAAAgtccataaaaaaatacaataaaaatgacattACCTGGACCAAAGGATACCGTCAGATTATAAGACCAAACCAAAAATTGctcaatatatttataaattcttctcctagcaagtaatattgcaataggctgtattttatgtaagcatataggcaacattcggtttaacaaggcacagcagcccctcagtacactagagcagaacgGGGAAAAAACATTGACTTACCGTATttgcgctgaaactttgcttggtgcagaacaatctggaataatattaaacaatgcaacagtcccctccgAGTTTATTTTCGTAAATTAAAACTGAaatgaaaacgtctcggttacttacgtaacctccgttccctgatggcgtTGTCAGGGAACAACTCAGCGTTGTGTCGTTGAGTTGACACAAGAGGTCACTCCTGCGGAGTCCAgtcatctctgattttgagaaaaggccaatgagaattggcgtgtggaatttgcatgccactcccctggacatatgggtataaaaggagtgacactgcaaatacacatcaggtatcacactgaggagccgagccaaagacccggcgctttcagcggatggttcagtattgtggctagcgggaacacaacgtctcgttcccttcatcagggaatggaggttacgtcagtaaccgagacgttccctgtctgtcaatcagtcgacgttgtgtcgctgagttgacacaaggggtcccatggAAAATGCCACAGAGCTGAACTGAGTTACGCAGActagcggtgcgagacgggcaaacctctgtgtgcctcgtagccatcgcataactacccccaacacactggcaggcatgaagcggtcccctgcacctaggggaacggctaactgctcagaagtataaggactggctggcccagccggggcctatctattattctcccctgtaaaaggaacgaACTCGtttggctgggggccaaatatatatggtccaagctggggggtgtccatccaaagaggaggacactgcggagaccactcccggccccgagaggggggggttaggtggaatacacacacggtcttaccggttagcagcggaagcacatcgtgtggaacggcatcgtggtagaccctacccaaaggtggggaggtgttactacaaacacggcgacccagggcagagggccctctgtccaaggaagacgcggtttactggtagggaaaccattttgcgggatatacatcacacagggttgccgaaggggacaaccagcacatgtggagcacatacctcagtacgggggcctagtgatGCCCGTACCGGTGCgacagcgagcctctccgaagactcgacggccgctaggctagggaggaagaacgtccagggttcacacatcctgcgaacgcaactggggaaaagagtgcacgtcttcacctcaagggaggggaaacttacctgtttgtgtcacctgataacacaagggacgaaactggctcaaccctgaggttatagaacctcgcaaaggtgttgggtgttgcccaacccgtggctctacatatgtctgctagagaggcggcatgggacaacgcccatgaagcagcaacgcccctggtagaatgggctcgtaggccagcagggggcggcacgtgctggccgtggtatgccatcgtgatggcatcgacgacccagtgggcgatcctctgtttggagacagcgcttcccttccgctgtccaccaaagcaaacaaagagctgctcgaagcttctaaagctctgcgtgcggtccaagtagatgcgaagagcatgcactggacacagcatcgccaaggttgggtctgcctcctccaggggcagcgcttgtaggttcaccacttgatccctaaaaggggtgtggtagcaaacagacgccacttcaggacGTAAAGatgcctcgttgagggggctctcgcctgagtgatcgtgtctaccaccgcgggcGGTAagccacctaagtctaccgcgtTCCGTCCAacggccagacatggagattccagaggtctggtcgtgggtgccagatggtgccctgaccctgagaaagaaggtccttccttgcCAGGGGGgcgggggctgtcgcgaggagtgtgaggtccgagaaccaaatccgggagggccaataaggggccactaagaggacctgctccctgtcctccctgactttgcagaatgtctgtgcaagtaggctcactgggccTACCTAcaaacgcatacttgcgaagccccgggggccagctgtgtgccagggcatctgtgccgaggagggcctcggtcagagagtaccaaagtgggcaatgggaggattccggggaagtgaacaggtctacctgtgcttggccgaatcgactccagatcagctgaaccacctgggggtggagcctccactctcccctggatgtaacctgccacgacagcatgtccgctgtgcTTTTGAGGTAACCTGTCGCGagcgaagtctccaacggtgtcgccaaacagcccaacctgggagatggggcgtCAAGGAAAtgcaccttgtcagcctctcgcgactcgaccaggttgagccataggtgccgttcctggaccaccaaggtggacaccgcctgcccgagagcccgctgtgaccttcgttgcccagaGGGCGAAGTCAGTCGCcaacgcagctcctgcattagacctgggtcaggactacccttgtgtagttctccaagtgccttggcttggtgcacctgcaggagtgccatggcatgcaaggcgtaGGCGAcgtgtccagcggcgctgtaggctttagtcGTCAGAGatgacgtcagcctacaggccctggacggaagtgtcgggcggttccgccaggtggaggcaTTTTGGaggcataagtgcaccgcgaccgcttggtccacctggggaatcgccacaTAGCCCCTTGccaccccgccgtcgagggtagtgagagcggaggagcttaccgctcgcgtgcgggcagtaaaaggtgcctgccatgagcgtgtaagctcctcatgcacctccgggaagaaaggaacgggggcggaGCATGGCTGTAAGCCGtagccactcttttagagaaatatactctatTAATGGTGTTTATACACTcacataaaggattattaggaacacctgttcaatttctcattaatgcaattatctaatcaaccaatcacatggcagttgcttcaatgcatttaggggtgtggtcctggtcaagacaatctcctgaactccaaactgaatgtcagaatgggaaagaaaggtgatttaagcaattttgagtgtagcatggttgttggtgccagatgggccggtctgagtatttcacaatctgctcagttactgggattttcacgcacaaccatttctagggtttacaaagaatggtgtgaaaagggaaaaacatccagtatgcggcagtcctgtgggcgaaaatgccttgttgatgctagaggtcagaggagaatgggccgactgattcaagctgatagaagagcaactttgcctgaaataaccactctttacaaccgaggtatgcagcaaagcatttgtgaagccacaacacgcacaaccttgaggtggatgggctacaacagcagaagaccccaccgggtaccactcatctccactacaaataggaaaaagaggctacaatttgcaagagctcaccaaaattggacagttgaagactggaaaaatgttgcctggtctgatgagtctcgatttctgttgagacattcagatagtagagtcagaatttggcgtaaacagaatgagaacatggatccatcatgccttgttaccactgtgcaggctggtggtggtggtgtactggtgtgggggatgttttcttggcacactttaggccccttagtgccaattgggcatcgtttaaatgccacggcctacctgagcattgtttctgaccatgtccatccctttatggccaccatgtacccatcctctaatggctacttccagcaggataatgcaccatatcacaaagcttgaatcatttcaaattggtttcttgaacatgacaatgagttcactgtactaaaatggcccccacagtcaccagatctcaacccaatagagcatctttgggatgtggtggaacgggagcttcgtgccctggatgtccGATTTCAAatctcagaggatgaactgatgccaactccaacgataagacatgggataattcttatgccattgtctgaaccttggatttaagaTGGACCACACTGAACCTCACAGAAATGACTGGCCAGGTTAAACTGCAATGCACCTCGCTGATCTCTccctgcgatgcacctcactgatctctcccttggtctattgatggactaatctcttgaaatggaatacatagactatcaattgccaacaaaagccttcatcagccaactaaccaGGACTTCttcagttaatacaggatggacttcaatgacattagacattaatcttacagttcatacaaaatctgtttaaacactgtcccttaacacttacttagtttaataattttaaaccatgacttgcactatacatgaTATATGAATTGcactatacatatatactgtctccccatccagcttgaagcactgcgctgatcagctgtctccagtgttcatggacattttcaacacctcactggagacatgtcacgtgccagcctgcttcaagtcctcaactatcatccctgttcccaagaagtcaaggaccacaggacttaatgacttcagacccgtcgccctgacctctgtggttatGAAGTCTTTTGAGGGCCTTGTGCTTTCACACCTCAAAGACATCACtgaccccctcctggaccccctgcagtttgcatacagagccaacaggtctgtagacgatgcagtcaacttggccctccactatatcctccagcacctggactccgcaggaacctacgccaggatcctgtttgcggatttcagctctgcctttaacaccatcatcccggctctgctccaggagaagctctcccagctaagtatgcctgactccacctgcaggtggatcactgacttcctgtctgacaggaagcagcatgtgaagctggggaagcacgtctccgactcacagaccattagcactggatccccccaggactgcattctttctcctctgctcttctccctgtgcactaacagctgcacctccagtcaccagtccatcaagcttctgaagttcgcGGACGACACCTCGGTGAtgagtccgcctacaggtgggaggttgaccacctggtgacctggtgcaatcaaaacaaccttgagctcaatgctctaaagacagtggagatggttgtggacttcaggaagaactcagcctcacctgcacctgcccacatcaccctctgtgactccacaatcgacactgtggagtctttacgcttcctgggaactatcatctcccaggacctgaagtgggagctgaacatcagctccctcatcaagaaagcacaacagagaatgtacttgctgcggcagctgaagaagtTAAATCTGCCAAatacaatgatggtgcacttctacacagccatcatcgagtccatcctcacatcctccatcactatctggtacgctgctactactgcgtAGGACAAGGGTAGACTGCAGCGTGTCAACcagtctgcagagaaggtgattggctgcaatctgccgccactccaggacctgtacgcctccaggaccctgaagcgtgctggaaagattgtggctgatccctcccaccctggccacaatctctttgtgtcactcccctctggcagaaggctgaggtccatcaggacaaaaacctcatgccacaagaacagtttcttcccatccgccacttgccttatcaacaaggcccggtacccactctgacactctccacactccacctctggctctacatgccactgtacttactctgctgtactgctctcttttatttttattcgtacttttaatatatactgtgtggacatatttatatttatattgcttatattttaatacttgttttttatatttagagaatgtgtgacacgcgcctacaacaccaaaacaaattccttgtatgcgtaaaaaacatacttggcaataaagctttttttttgtaatattggcattatattcatgatgttagccagaggggaactgtcccCCACAGTCTCCACCACCGCAGCACATGGGCATTTAACACAAGTATAGGCTCATTGAACCAATTTTGAACTTGTTTTGCTGATAATTCAGAAAAGAACCCACataatttcttcactgtaaaccatagattttcctttttaaaaaatgtattaacattaacagacattattacattttataaagcttaaaagattatttaaactGCAGCACTGCCTATTTTCACAATTGAAATCTGCAGCTCGAAAGAAGCCGGAAGCATGATTTCCTGCGGTGTGACGTCAGAGTAATTTAATCTCTAAATATTTTCAGGTCCTACTGTGACGAAGGTTGGGATAATGGGGTAACGGGTGCAATTCTGTGGCAAATGTGCTAGCATGTTAGCATTAGcccatgtaaacattacaaattacacataatCTAATCCAAATATCTTACTTTCAATCATCACTGAGTTGTTATAACAGCTTCTTCATATGATTTCATATGGATTCCATTCATAGAATGAAGCAGAAAATATAATATTTCTAGAATTTGCATAGTCCAGATCCAGAACTGTTCAGTAAGGCTATACAAGTACCAGCGATCGCTTGAAAATATTGACAAACCATACATTTTCATGACATCTTTAATCAGACTAAACATTATTTTTTCACTTTACACAGAGTTAATACGTATAGATCTGAATGAGGAAGTCTGTTCATGTGGTCTCTGATGTGATACACTTTTTTCTTTATGTCCATCTTTGGATATTTTCTGCTCTGCAGTGGCTTCTGGCTTCGTTGTTGAATGGATAACATACTATATTTAACAGATGGCCATGGATTTCAAGATTATATGAGACACGTATCATAACGTATgcagtaaatgtaaacatatataaacaaagtgacGGAGCACCTGCCGTTGGTAAAGTGAGCATCTACAGTTTAACAAGATTTCATGTTTAACATGAATATGAGttcatttaaaattttcaaaaacaaacttttgatttgcttttgtttgGTTCTTTGTGACTTTGTTGAATCTCAAACCattatgttattgttattatgcaTATATATGCTGAGTCTATGTAAACTGTGCAAGTATTCAACTGTTTCATTTTGCTTtaagtgtatagtgtaagtttgCCAAGCTTAAATTCAAATATCTTCCTTTGGTCCACTCTCTGGAAGTGTTCTGTTAActctcaaaactattattactcaaactaaaactgaaactaaaatatataaaatctaaatagaaatgtgttttccaaataaaaactaaacaaaaactaacAAAATCATTAATGAAACAAActtaaactaaactgaaat
Protein-coding sequences here:
- the krt18b gene encoding keratin, type I cytoskeletal 18b, whose protein sequence is MSFYMPQASHSSFTRSVPVHRATSTYGGAGGQGTRISSVSSMSLRSTPRSGGITSSSAYRVSSAGMGAGAAGGSFRASMGSTGPVLGNEKGQMQNLNDRLSTYLETVRRLEQENGKLEMQIREVLEKGGPETRDNSKYNAILDDLRRKVFDATVDNARLVLQIDNARLATDDFRVKFENEMAIRQSVEADIAGLKRVIDDTNVGRLNVESEIEALKEELVFLKKNHANEVGELQNQISQSGVQVDVDAPKGQDLAQVMQDMRANYEKLALKNTEELKMWHESQMSEVQVQVAQNTEALQGAHMEINDLRRQIQTLEIELASQQNLKSSLEDTLRNTELHSNAEMEKHNSIIMQLEAELTQLRSKVTEQGQEYEALLNMKMKLEAEIGSYKNLLDGGDFKLMDALDGRE